From one Verrucomicrobiota bacterium genomic stretch:
- a CDS encoding CNNM domain-containing protein — MFNLLVLTVLLTLCISATASVLEAILLSANDIELEDLRVHHRHTANYIEKCKKNINETSAAILVLNTIASTFGPIVAGGIVAKNFSEGSLVYFSALMTVCLLVFSEILPKNLGLVYRQKLYVPAAFLLRIVVWTMYPFSKACSLILNLVIGKKRLNEARYSERDIVLLAQKSVRDGTLTNQERKMIENTLKMDNTIIAEIMTPLDHLSAYSKNATARDVFLANNENIPSGRIPVYANNPENLVGIVHRRKILHAFATNGANTQLGRLMEKPKALPDNMFVNNALDALLKSLTQLAFVKKDDKVIGVLTLDDIFEHIIGVEIAENDDIAIKEGIQNIAKRKVRFKQDAT, encoded by the coding sequence ATGTTCAACCTCCTCGTCCTCACCGTCCTGCTAACATTATGCATTTCAGCAACAGCTTCTGTTCTAGAGGCTATCCTTCTGAGTGCCAACGATATTGAGCTCGAAGACCTTCGTGTGCATCACCGCCACACCGCCAACTACATCGAAAAGTGCAAAAAAAACATCAACGAGACGTCTGCGGCGATTCTTGTACTCAATACGATTGCAAGTACATTTGGTCCCATTGTCGCCGGTGGAATTGTTGCTAAAAACTTTAGCGAAGGCAGCCTGGTTTATTTCTCTGCCCTTATGACCGTTTGTCTCTTAGTTTTTTCGGAAATTCTACCTAAAAACCTCGGGCTTGTCTATCGCCAGAAGCTCTACGTACCGGCGGCATTTTTACTACGCATTGTCGTTTGGACCATGTACCCATTTTCCAAGGCTTGTAGCCTGATTCTAAACCTCGTGATCGGTAAGAAACGTCTCAATGAGGCGCGTTATTCTGAGCGCGATATTGTCCTGCTAGCCCAAAAAAGTGTCCGTGACGGAACGCTTACCAACCAAGAGCGGAAGATGATCGAAAATACGCTTAAAATGGACAATACCATTATTGCGGAAATCATGACGCCGCTCGATCACCTCAGCGCCTATAGCAAAAACGCGACTGCCCGTGATGTTTTCTTAGCCAATAACGAGAATATTCCTTCTGGGCGCATCCCGGTTTACGCTAATAATCCCGAGAATTTAGTTGGCATTGTCCATCGACGGAAAATTCTTCACGCCTTTGCAACCAACGGCGCCAATACGCAACTCGGCCGCCTCATGGAAAAACCCAAGGCGCTCCCAGATAACATGTTTGTCAACAACGCACTCGATGCCCTTCTTAAGAGTCTTACGCAGCTCGCATTCGTCAAAAAGGACGATAAAGTCATTGGCGTTCTGACGCTCGATGATATTTTCGAACACATTATTGGTGTTGAGATCGCGGAAAATGACGATATTGCTATTAAAGAAGGTATTCAAAATATCGCCAAACGGAAGGTCCGTTTTAAACAAGATGCGACATGA
- a CDS encoding HAMP domain-containing histidine kinase encodes MSWVDGVSCASGVIVSSFGVTAALLGVAYHYYKMCQSRTLIHKLQEVVEARGIFMNVTSHELRNPMTTIYASMDLLQHYEQRLDVTERQEIFENIRKSILRMTRMMDRIVLVGRLQHQQITYHPQSTDILALCSSIIEGLADKDAKQRIQVVCEKEQPPIIAVDPSLVEYILGNLLGNALKYSKEDVILAIKTENNTVQFDILDRGIGIPREEVPKLTQLFGRCSNTYHCQGIGIGMYLAVRCVALHQGTLLVATELGKGTHFRLILPLMEDIDETIAAH; translated from the coding sequence ATGAGTTGGGTTGACGGTGTCTCTTGTGCCAGTGGGGTTATTGTGTCATCCTTTGGAGTAACCGCCGCACTTTTGGGTGTTGCATATCACTATTACAAAATGTGCCAATCCCGTACGCTTATTCATAAGCTTCAGGAAGTCGTTGAAGCACGCGGGATTTTTATGAATGTCACATCTCATGAGCTTCGTAATCCGATGACGACGATCTACGCTTCAATGGACTTACTTCAGCACTACGAACAACGTCTCGATGTTACTGAGCGACAAGAAATTTTCGAAAATATCCGAAAAAGTATCCTTCGAATGACACGCATGATGGACCGCATCGTCCTCGTTGGCCGATTGCAACATCAACAAATCACCTATCATCCACAGTCAACAGACATCTTGGCGCTTTGTTCTTCGATCATCGAGGGACTCGCCGATAAAGATGCAAAACAGCGTATTCAGGTGGTTTGCGAAAAAGAGCAGCCGCCTATAATTGCAGTCGATCCGTCCCTTGTGGAATATATTTTAGGTAATCTCTTGGGGAACGCCCTGAAATACTCCAAAGAGGATGTCATTTTAGCCATTAAAACGGAAAATAACACGGTTCAGTTTGATATTCTTGATCGCGGGATCGGCATTCCTCGCGAAGAGGTCCCTAAATTGACACAGCTTTTTGGGCGCTGCTCTAATACCTACCACTGTCAAGGAATTGGTATCGGCATGTATCTCGCCGTTCGTTGCGTTGCGCTCCATCAGGGTACGTTATTGGTCGCAACAGAGCTTGGGAAGGGTACCCATTTTCGGCTCATATTACCGCTTATGGAAGATATCGATGAAACAATTGCTGCTCATTGA
- the fmt gene encoding methionyl-tRNA formyltransferase: MGSHPIALPMLELLSKKMPEISLVGIISQPDRRSGRGQHLLPNPISAWALENAIPLGRPDKPSDETVAWIQNRQCDIILVMAYGYILRKNIREAVPSGIYNLHASLLPRFRGAAPIEAALASGITETGISLMEVAQGMDAGDVFATQPVAISPEDNAESLTQKLSLAARDIVRDQFLSLCRGTLSRQAQDPSKITYCRKLEKEDRFLDFTQPAKVLLNRIRALSPHLGCIIEVGNECYKIESTRTVSQTAYSSGMIFLDKENLCVACGSREALVIDLIQKPGGKKMPTKRFLQGNRGFLNAGCVKNHSPMKPFESSVFPF, translated from the coding sequence ATGGGGTCGCACCCCATTGCGCTCCCGATGTTGGAGCTTCTATCGAAAAAAATGCCTGAGATTTCACTGGTAGGAATAATTTCGCAACCCGATCGGCGGTCAGGGCGAGGACAACATCTTTTGCCAAATCCGATTTCCGCCTGGGCACTTGAAAATGCCATTCCATTGGGTCGTCCCGATAAACCTTCTGACGAGACGGTCGCATGGATCCAAAACCGGCAATGTGATATTATTTTGGTGATGGCCTACGGTTATATTTTAAGGAAAAATATCCGAGAAGCGGTACCCTCGGGCATTTACAACCTCCATGCCTCATTGCTACCACGCTTTCGTGGAGCCGCACCGATCGAGGCTGCGCTGGCTTCAGGAATAACCGAGACGGGGATTTCTTTGATGGAAGTGGCACAAGGCATGGATGCGGGAGATGTCTTTGCAACACAACCGGTAGCGATTTCACCGGAAGACAATGCTGAGAGTTTGACACAAAAACTTTCTTTAGCAGCGCGAGATATCGTCCGAGATCAATTTTTATCGCTTTGCCGCGGGACATTGTCGCGCCAGGCTCAAGATCCATCAAAAATAACGTACTGCCGGAAACTTGAGAAGGAGGATCGTTTCTTGGATTTCACGCAACCGGCCAAAGTGTTGTTGAACCGTATTCGTGCCTTGTCGCCACATCTCGGATGTATCATCGAGGTCGGAAATGAATGTTACAAAATCGAAAGTACGCGCACCGTTTCCCAGACGGCATATAGCTCAGGAATGATCTTTTTAGATAAGGAGAATCTATGTGTTGCCTGTGGTTCCCGTGAAGCACTGGTCATCGATCTCATCCAGAAACCAGGTGGAAAGAAAATGCCGACCAAGCGATTTCTTCAGGGCAATCGTGGATTCTTGAATGCGGGTTGTGTTAAAAATCATAGCCCGATGAAACCTTTTGAATCATCAGTTTTTCCGTTTTAA
- a CDS encoding phosphatase PAP2 family protein — MKSKATFSKIFVFITFLSSSLDAKTALTSLGDALQFAIPAFAFGTTLVKKDTEGMKEWALSCGTSALLTLGIKQATKHSSIGRRPNGGKGSFPSGHTSSAFQGAFFLQRRYGWSYGVPALGLACLTAYSRVKGKYHHWRDIGVGAAMGFLVNLIFTKPYAKNGITVSAADEGVGLTISKSF, encoded by the coding sequence ATGAAATCGAAAGCAACGTTTAGTAAAATTTTTGTTTTTATTACTTTTTTAAGTTCTTCGCTTGATGCAAAAACTGCTCTGACAAGTTTGGGAGATGCTTTGCAGTTTGCGATTCCAGCGTTTGCTTTTGGGACGACCCTTGTAAAGAAAGACACAGAAGGTATGAAGGAGTGGGCGCTTTCTTGCGGGACATCAGCGTTACTGACGCTCGGCATTAAACAGGCAACAAAGCATTCGTCGATTGGGCGGCGCCCGAATGGCGGCAAAGGTTCGTTCCCTTCGGGACACACATCTTCAGCTTTTCAGGGAGCGTTTTTTCTGCAACGGCGCTACGGTTGGTCGTACGGTGTTCCAGCGCTTGGATTAGCCTGCCTTACAGCCTATAGTCGTGTGAAAGGAAAATACCATCATTGGCGCGATATTGGTGTAGGTGCCGCAATGGGATTTTTGGTGAATCTTATCTTTACGAAACCCTACGCGAAGAACGGCATTACCGTGAGTGCCGCAGATGAAGGTGTTGGCCTGACAATTTCAAAGTCGTTTTAG
- the rsmH gene encoding 16S rRNA (cytosine(1402)-N(4))-methyltransferase RsmH, with amino-acid sequence MTTATKLQHYPVMLYEVTQVLINNPAGTYLDCTFGAGGHSRHFLEEFPNIQLYGIDRDPDAWERAEELKRAFPENFFFECMPFSTLDRLGVKVFSGVLFDFGISSIQLDDAERGFSFRYHTPLDMRMNPKQGMSAQEFLKTASREQLIEAICDFGEEVQGRRIVDLILKNRGSEVLEFADTFADLIAQHCPRSGKIHPATKTFQGIRIAVNHELEEIRQALPKAFERLQPGGRLVVLSFHSLEDRIVKQFWRQMEASSRAKSLTLKPMLPLSEEVQMNPRSRSAKLRILEKFQ; translated from the coding sequence ATGACGACGGCAACCAAATTACAGCACTACCCCGTTATGCTTTACGAGGTCACGCAGGTGTTGATAAACAATCCGGCGGGAACGTATTTAGACTGCACCTTTGGAGCAGGGGGACACAGTCGACATTTTCTCGAAGAGTTTCCAAACATCCAGCTTTATGGCATCGATCGCGATCCTGATGCATGGGAGAGAGCAGAGGAGTTGAAAAGAGCGTTTCCTGAGAATTTCTTTTTTGAGTGCATGCCGTTTTCGACACTTGATCGTCTAGGTGTCAAGGTGTTCTCAGGAGTTTTGTTCGACTTTGGCATTTCATCAATCCAGCTTGATGACGCCGAACGCGGGTTTTCATTCCGCTACCATACGCCACTTGATATGCGAATGAATCCGAAGCAGGGAATGAGTGCCCAAGAATTTCTTAAAACCGCGTCGCGTGAACAGTTAATAGAGGCGATTTGTGATTTTGGTGAAGAAGTACAGGGGCGCCGCATCGTCGATTTGATCCTCAAGAACCGCGGAAGTGAGGTTTTAGAATTTGCCGATACTTTTGCGGATCTCATTGCGCAACATTGTCCGCGTTCAGGGAAAATTCATCCGGCGACAAAAACATTTCAGGGGATCCGTATTGCGGTAAATCACGAACTCGAGGAAATTCGACAAGCGCTACCGAAAGCGTTTGAACGGCTTCAACCGGGTGGGCGCCTCGTCGTATTGAGTTTTCACTCCTTAGAGGATCGCATTGTAAAGCAGTTCTGGCGGCAAATGGAGGCATCTTCACGCGCAAAATCATTAACGCTAAAGCCGATGCTTCCTTTGTCTGAGGAGGTACAAATGAACCCGCGGAGCCGTTCCGCAAAACTACGTATTTTGGAGAAATTTCAATGA
- a CDS encoding 30S ribosomal protein S1, which yields MSNIMEQLLEAKPIKELLPGTVIPAVITKIGADAVTVDIGTKTEGKIPVIEFNDINEFSVGQTIGVFLEKLEDREGNPVVSFDKAEQKKNWARIVEECPEGTVIRGKVKAKTKGGLIVNIGVDAFLPGSQIDTQAPKNLDQYIGQTYDFKIVKINLDRKNIVVSRRELIEEERKEKRQKALSNIQVGKTCRGVVKNITDYGVFVDLDGLDGLLHITDMSWGRISHPSELVSPGEEIEVMVLEIDPDKERVALGMKQTQNNPWDNIEHRYPMGSQVTGKVVNLVPYGAFVELEPGVEGLIHVAEMSWTKRINKPSEILKVGDEVKAVVIGIEKSNQKIALGIKQLEENPWEMVKHNYPVGAHVRGTVRNLTNYGAFVELEDGIDGMIHVSDISWTKKINHPSEVLKKGDVVDAMVIDIDPSQQRIALGLKQLTGDPWENIESLFQIGSLVTGTVNKITSYGAFIELPNGIDGMVHISQIAEGRIEKIKDVLNVGSEVTARVVKIDRNERRIGLSIKAANYDASALEAEIRAYDKLKSDQEMTNLGDIFDKIEIEHS from the coding sequence ATGTCAAATATTATGGAACAACTGCTGGAGGCAAAGCCTATTAAGGAACTGCTTCCAGGGACCGTCATTCCTGCGGTCATTACAAAAATTGGTGCTGATGCCGTTACAGTCGATATCGGTACGAAAACAGAAGGTAAAATCCCTGTTATCGAGTTTAACGATATTAATGAGTTTTCTGTCGGCCAAACCATCGGCGTTTTTTTAGAAAAACTCGAAGATCGCGAAGGTAATCCCGTCGTCTCGTTCGATAAAGCCGAACAAAAGAAAAACTGGGCACGTATTGTTGAAGAGTGCCCCGAAGGAACCGTTATTCGCGGTAAGGTGAAAGCCAAAACAAAGGGTGGCCTCATTGTGAATATCGGCGTCGATGCCTTCCTACCCGGTTCGCAAATCGATACCCAGGCGCCTAAAAATCTCGATCAATACATCGGCCAGACCTACGACTTCAAGATCGTCAAAATTAATCTCGATCGGAAAAATATTGTCGTATCGCGCCGCGAGCTCATTGAGGAAGAACGCAAAGAGAAGCGCCAAAAAGCCCTTTCCAATATTCAAGTCGGCAAAACATGTCGCGGTGTTGTTAAAAACATCACAGATTACGGAGTCTTTGTTGACCTCGATGGACTCGACGGACTCTTACATATCACCGATATGTCTTGGGGCCGGATTTCACATCCAAGTGAGCTGGTTAGCCCAGGCGAAGAAATCGAAGTCATGGTGCTCGAGATCGATCCCGACAAAGAACGGGTCGCGCTTGGTATGAAACAGACCCAAAATAACCCCTGGGATAATATCGAGCATCGCTATCCGATGGGCAGCCAGGTTACCGGTAAGGTCGTCAACCTTGTTCCCTACGGTGCATTTGTCGAACTCGAACCCGGCGTTGAAGGTCTCATCCATGTCGCGGAAATGTCCTGGACGAAGCGAATCAATAAGCCGAGCGAAATCCTCAAAGTCGGCGATGAAGTTAAAGCAGTCGTTATTGGTATTGAAAAATCAAACCAAAAGATCGCCCTCGGGATCAAACAACTCGAAGAAAATCCGTGGGAGATGGTTAAACACAACTATCCAGTTGGCGCCCATGTTCGTGGAACAGTTCGCAATCTTACCAACTACGGTGCATTCGTCGAACTCGAGGACGGCATTGACGGTATGATCCATGTTTCCGATATCAGCTGGACGAAAAAGATTAACCACCCGAGCGAGGTCCTCAAAAAGGGCGATGTCGTTGATGCAATGGTAATCGATATCGATCCGTCGCAGCAGCGGATTGCTTTGGGTCTCAAACAACTCACCGGCGACCCGTGGGAGAATATCGAATCCCTCTTCCAAATCGGCAGTCTTGTAACGGGTACGGTCAACAAAATCACCTCTTACGGTGCCTTTATTGAACTACCCAACGGTATCGACGGTATGGTCCACATCAGCCAAATTGCCGAAGGCCGTATTGAGAAAATTAAAGATGTTCTCAATGTCGGAAGTGAAGTTACGGCCCGGGTCGTGAAGATTGACCGCAACGAGCGCCGAATCGGGTTATCAATTAAAGCTGCTAACTACGATGCCAGTGCATTAGAAGCGGAAATTCGCGCTTACGATAAGCTCAAAAGCGATCAGGAGATGACCAACCTCGGTGATATTTTCGATAAGATTGAGATCGAGCACTCCTAA
- a CDS encoding ComEC/Rec2 family competence protein produces the protein MVFGIICSRYFNVWYLGGFLTLLLFCFLRFQKILLHVGIFLGTMLYTAWRMEPPLDMDRQQLWRVCYAVEIEKIDQKPGRGKAYGYGRIIEAKNVHKLVGHRVYFYLNGSEHYVPSQVLKLRSDIRILKSDKTKPSADEHFFQYLVQKNINLYAYRGEVLTVEQPASWIADFFDRIRTTFHASLGAASQRLGVDSSDGILYGMLLSEKKELTAFQKEQFHNTGVAHLLAVSGLHIGMIALALEFLCKCCFLKKTGRRSLIACILFFYIGAIGFPPSAVRAWMMLVCFWMAPILDRKSSGMSSLLCSALLALIHNPMTLFDIGFQLSYGVVAMILLCSEVLCRRKKKILSLLSVSIAATLASAPLTFEYFSMFSLVGIFINPLVVQLAMPAVASGFLFLLGSLCGENRLSDICFGIARCLTKILELFLNIVEQWMPWHIEWATKPKFLGLLMFLCFLVIGFWISWYAQFRQWSRVHAEKR, from the coding sequence GTGGTATTTGGGATTATTTGTAGCCGATATTTCAACGTCTGGTACCTCGGAGGTTTTTTAACGCTTTTGCTTTTCTGCTTTTTACGATTCCAAAAAATTCTGCTTCATGTCGGTATTTTCTTAGGAACAATGCTTTACACGGCTTGGCGTATGGAACCGCCGCTCGATATGGATCGCCAACAGCTATGGCGTGTGTGTTATGCGGTAGAAATTGAGAAAATCGATCAAAAGCCCGGGCGCGGAAAAGCCTACGGTTACGGGCGTATCATAGAAGCGAAAAATGTCCATAAACTCGTTGGGCATCGTGTTTATTTTTATCTCAATGGTTCAGAGCACTATGTTCCGTCACAAGTTCTCAAATTACGTTCCGATATTCGGATTCTGAAATCTGACAAAACAAAGCCCAGTGCTGATGAGCATTTTTTCCAATATCTCGTACAGAAAAATATCAACCTCTATGCCTACCGCGGAGAAGTACTAACGGTTGAACAGCCCGCCTCATGGATTGCAGATTTTTTCGATCGAATCCGAACGACATTCCATGCTTCGCTTGGGGCTGCGTCTCAACGCCTAGGCGTCGATTCATCGGATGGCATTCTTTACGGGATGCTGTTGAGTGAGAAGAAGGAACTCACGGCATTTCAAAAGGAACAGTTTCATAATACCGGTGTCGCGCACCTTCTCGCCGTCAGCGGTCTACACATTGGAATGATTGCGCTGGCACTGGAATTTTTGTGTAAGTGCTGTTTCTTAAAAAAGACCGGGCGACGTTCGTTGATTGCCTGCATTTTATTTTTCTATATCGGGGCCATTGGATTTCCCCCGTCTGCTGTTCGTGCCTGGATGATGCTTGTCTGTTTTTGGATGGCGCCGATTTTGGATCGGAAAAGTTCGGGTATGTCGTCGCTATTATGTTCGGCCTTATTGGCGCTGATCCACAACCCCATGACGTTGTTTGATATTGGTTTTCAGCTCTCTTACGGAGTGGTGGCGATGATCCTCTTATGTAGCGAGGTATTATGCCGACGAAAGAAGAAAATTCTATCCCTCTTATCGGTTTCTATAGCTGCAACGCTAGCGAGCGCTCCATTGACGTTTGAGTATTTCAGTATGTTCAGTCTGGTAGGTATTTTTATTAACCCGTTGGTAGTTCAACTAGCGATGCCGGCAGTTGCGAGTGGTTTTTTATTTTTGTTGGGGAGTTTATGTGGAGAAAATAGACTCTCGGATATCTGCTTCGGTATTGCCCGATGTCTGACGAAAATTTTAGAGCTGTTTTTAAATATCGTTGAACAATGGATGCCCTGGCATATCGAATGGGCTACGAAACCGAAATTTTTAGGACTTTTAATGTTTTTGTGTTTTCTCGTCATCGGTTTTTGGATTTCCTGGTATGCACAGTTTCGCCAATGGAGTCGAGTTCATGCCGAAAAACGTTGA
- the ppdK gene encoding pyruvate, phosphate dikinase, translated as MSDHSKIYEFGAKTDGNAKMRDLLGGKGANLAEMARIGLPVPPGFTITTEVCSAFKANGERLPDGLMDLVKAAIQKVEQQQNKRFGDLHNPLLFSVRSGARESMPGMMDTILNLGLNDQSVQGFAEKTGNPRFAYDCYRRFIQMYGDVVMGVQAKDEHEEEPFDVLLNQLKKEEGAANDVDLSAEALQKLIGRYKELIKKSVGREFPQDVYAQLEGAIGAVFKSWNNERAVIYRQKYNIPSEWGTAVNVQSMVFGNMGNNCATGVAFTRNPANGKHEFYGEYLINAQGEDVVAGIRTPQPIKALEQDMPDAYRQLVEVCRILEDHFCDMQDFEFTIEQEKLYMLQTRNGKRTGLAAVRIAAEMVEEKRITQEEAIKRIPADSISSLLVPVFDESRKKDLKKLAVGLAAGPGAACGKVVFSAKAAESAHARGEKVVLCRIETSPEDIRGMLASEGILTSRGGVSSHAALVARQMGKVCVCGAGSLHIDYTSKTVQVADTTIKESDYISIDGTTGEVFLGEIATVPSEVNRVLAGEIEAKDSDVYRLFSTIMGWADHFRKLGIRTNSDSPKQAHQALLLGAEGIGLCRTEHMFFESDRIDFVRQMILATTVEDRIAALAHLKPLQRGDFEAIFREMKGLPVTIRLLDPPLHEFLPNTADAIEALSKKIHIPAEAIQQRVQSLHEQNPMLGHRGCRLGITYPEITTMQASAIFEAVAQVQSEGIPVEVEVMIPLIGFVGELKHQAALIHEAAQKVMMEQKADIHYKVGTMLELPRAALIADQLAETAQFFSFGTNDLTQTTLGMSRDDSGTFLPEYIRDEVIRRNPFASIDVEGVGQLMQIAVQNAHKTRPDIKLGICGEHGGEPDSIKFCHRLGLTYVSCAPNRVPVAKIAAAQAALE; from the coding sequence ATGTCTGATCACAGTAAGATCTACGAGTTTGGCGCAAAAACCGATGGAAATGCGAAAATGCGCGACCTCCTCGGCGGTAAAGGCGCAAACTTAGCGGAGATGGCGCGGATAGGTTTACCAGTTCCCCCGGGCTTTACGATTACGACGGAAGTATGTAGTGCGTTTAAAGCAAATGGCGAACGTTTACCGGATGGGCTCATGGACCTCGTTAAAGCGGCGATACAGAAGGTTGAACAGCAACAGAATAAGCGTTTTGGCGACCTGCATAACCCTTTACTTTTTTCCGTACGCTCTGGTGCACGGGAATCGATGCCGGGCATGATGGATACCATTTTAAACCTCGGGCTCAATGATCAGAGTGTACAGGGATTTGCGGAAAAAACCGGTAATCCACGTTTTGCCTACGACTGTTATCGCCGGTTCATCCAGATGTATGGCGATGTTGTAATGGGGGTCCAAGCAAAGGACGAGCACGAAGAAGAGCCCTTTGACGTTCTCCTCAATCAACTGAAAAAAGAAGAAGGTGCCGCGAATGATGTCGATCTTTCCGCCGAAGCACTCCAAAAGCTCATTGGACGCTACAAGGAACTCATTAAAAAATCCGTAGGGCGTGAATTTCCCCAAGATGTATACGCGCAGCTCGAGGGTGCGATTGGCGCGGTCTTTAAATCCTGGAACAACGAACGTGCAGTGATTTATCGCCAAAAATACAACATTCCCTCCGAATGGGGGACGGCGGTAAACGTCCAATCGATGGTCTTCGGTAATATGGGGAATAATTGCGCAACAGGCGTCGCCTTTACGCGCAATCCAGCCAACGGTAAGCACGAGTTCTACGGAGAATACCTCATTAATGCCCAAGGTGAAGATGTTGTTGCCGGTATTCGGACGCCACAACCCATTAAAGCACTCGAGCAAGATATGCCTGATGCTTATCGGCAACTCGTCGAAGTATGTCGGATTTTAGAAGACCACTTCTGTGATATGCAAGACTTTGAGTTTACGATTGAGCAGGAGAAGCTCTATATGTTGCAAACCCGTAATGGCAAGCGGACAGGCCTAGCTGCTGTGCGTATTGCGGCTGAAATGGTTGAGGAAAAACGCATTACCCAAGAAGAAGCCATTAAGCGCATTCCGGCGGATTCAATTTCGTCATTACTTGTCCCCGTCTTTGATGAGTCCCGTAAGAAGGACTTGAAGAAATTAGCCGTCGGGCTAGCCGCAGGACCGGGAGCGGCCTGTGGGAAAGTTGTTTTTTCAGCAAAAGCAGCTGAATCGGCGCATGCGCGAGGCGAAAAAGTAGTGCTCTGCCGTATTGAGACATCTCCGGAAGATATCCGCGGTATGTTAGCCTCTGAAGGCATTTTAACCAGTCGTGGTGGGGTAAGTTCCCACGCCGCACTTGTCGCACGTCAAATGGGGAAAGTTTGTGTCTGTGGCGCGGGAAGCCTCCATATTGATTACACCTCTAAAACGGTCCAGGTCGCAGATACGACGATTAAAGAGAGCGATTACATTTCCATCGATGGAACAACCGGAGAGGTTTTTTTAGGGGAAATCGCCACCGTTCCTTCCGAAGTAAACCGTGTACTTGCTGGTGAAATCGAAGCTAAAGATAGCGATGTCTATCGTTTATTTTCGACGATAATGGGTTGGGCCGATCACTTCCGCAAGCTAGGCATCCGGACAAATTCTGATTCTCCAAAACAGGCGCATCAGGCATTATTACTTGGAGCAGAAGGTATTGGGCTTTGCCGTACGGAACATATGTTCTTTGAGAGTGATCGCATTGATTTTGTCCGTCAGATGATTTTGGCGACGACGGTTGAGGATCGCATTGCGGCTTTGGCACATCTTAAACCGCTACAACGCGGAGATTTTGAAGCCATTTTCCGCGAAATGAAGGGCCTACCGGTGACGATCCGCTTGCTGGATCCGCCGCTCCACGAGTTTTTACCAAACACCGCGGATGCAATTGAAGCACTGTCGAAAAAAATCCATATTCCGGCCGAGGCAATTCAACAGCGCGTGCAGTCTCTCCACGAGCAGAACCCGATGCTGGGACATCGTGGCTGTCGTCTCGGAATCACGTATCCGGAGATCACAACGATGCAGGCTTCGGCGATTTTTGAAGCGGTAGCGCAGGTACAATCCGAAGGGATTCCTGTCGAAGTTGAGGTAATGATTCCATTGATTGGCTTTGTGGGAGAATTAAAACACCAGGCGGCACTCATTCATGAAGCTGCGCAGAAGGTGATGATGGAACAAAAAGCCGATATTCATTACAAAGTCGGTACGATGCTCGAGTTGCCGCGTGCAGCTCTCATTGCGGATCAATTAGCGGAAACAGCACAGTTCTTCAGCTTCGGAACCAATGATTTGACGCAAACGACACTTGGAATGAGTCGCGATGATTCCGGGACCTTTTTACCCGAGTATATCCGCGATGAGGTGATCCGACGGAATCCGTTTGCATCGATTGATGTCGAAGGAGTTGGACAGCTCATGCAGATTGCAGTCCAAAATGCACACAAAACACGTCCTGATATCAAGCTTGGAATCTGTGGTGAACACGGTGGAGAACCAGATTCTATTAAGTTCTGTCACAGGCTCGGCCTCACTTATGTGAGCTGTGCCCCCAATCGCGTCCCCGTCGCGAAAATCGCTGCCGCACAAGCCGCACTCGAATAG
- a CDS encoding Nif3-like dinuclear metal center hexameric protein, producing MEQLQTIVDYCNQRLQIATIQDYDGAVNGLQFQNSGTVTRIASAVDASLESIQQAVTIGANLLFVHHGLFWGSHAPIIDTIYQKYCLLIEHDIAVYSCHLPLDAHPEIGNNAQLAKLLQLHNTQPAFPFIETNVGVIGERAMERTAFKAQLAQHFPHVVPMEFGPERICKVGISSGGSGNMILKAHDYGIDTMIIGECSQYHYNIARERGLNVYLCGHYATETFGVDVLGKEIAEKFHLPYSFLPSECPL from the coding sequence ATGGAACAACTTCAGACGATTGTTGACTACTGCAATCAACGCCTACAGATCGCGACAATTCAGGACTACGATGGAGCCGTCAATGGGCTACAATTTCAAAACAGCGGTACCGTAACGCGCATCGCATCAGCTGTTGACGCTTCTCTCGAAAGCATTCAGCAAGCGGTTACTATAGGTGCCAATTTACTCTTTGTACATCATGGTCTATTCTGGGGATCACATGCACCAATTATCGATACGATTTATCAGAAATATTGTCTTTTAATCGAGCACGATATCGCGGTTTATTCCTGCCATCTTCCCTTAGATGCGCACCCCGAGATTGGCAATAACGCGCAGCTCGCTAAGCTGCTACAACTCCACAATACACAGCCAGCTTTTCCTTTTATCGAGACAAACGTCGGCGTAATCGGAGAACGTGCAATGGAACGTACAGCATTCAAAGCACAACTTGCGCAGCATTTTCCACATGTTGTTCCGATGGAATTCGGTCCCGAAAGAATTTGCAAAGTGGGAATTTCTTCCGGCGGCAGTGGAAATATGATTTTAAAAGCACACGACTACGGCATCGACACGATGATCATCGGCGAGTGTAGCCAGTACCACTACAATATAGCCCGTGAACGAGGGCTCAATGTCTACCTCTGTGGCCACTATGCGACTGAAACATTTGGAGTTGATGTTCTCGGGAAAGAAATCGCGGAGAAATTTCACCTTCCCTATTCCTTTCTCCCTTCGGAATGCCCGTTATAA